In the genome of Streptomyces sp. P3, the window GGCCGCCTTCATAGGCGAGTTGAAGGCCGGGCACTACCGTTCCTGAGGCGGCCGGGCCCGGCCGCGGTCCGCGTTCCGGGCTCACCGGACCCTTGTCCGCGAGGGTCCGGCGGGCCACTGACCTCCTGAGAGAACCGGGGGAAGGAACTTCCCACCGCATCGAGCGCACCTGGCCATGACGGATGGGCGGCCACCTGCCGGCCGTGGGTCCGGCAGCCGTCCACAGGCGGGGCCCCTGAACCGGGGCGTCTGCGCGTCGGGCCCGGGATCGGCTGCTCCGCCGGAGCTCACCGTGTCCGGAACCCTCCGCCCCGGCGGCCGGTGAACAGCTCGGCCTGCTGATCGGAGGGCAGGTTGCCCAGCGCGATGAGGTGCGGGGCCTGCGCGAACGCCGTCGCGCGGGCCGCCTCCCGCGCCGACCACAGCGCCCGCACGGTGCCCTGGACGCCGCCCGGCGGGTACCCGGCGACGACCGCGGCGCAGGCCACGGCGGCCGGCAGCGCACCCCCGGCCTCGGTGAGTTCGGAGACGAGGCCGACCTCGTACGCGCGCCGGGCGGACATCCGTTCCGCGCCGCCCATCAGCATCATCCGGGCGACCTCCCCGTACGGCATCCGCTGCGCGAGCAGCACCGACTCGTACGCGCTGACCATTCCGTAGGTGGTGTGCGGGTCGAAGAACGCGGCGTCGGCCCCCGCGACGACGAACTCGCACTCCCCGAGCAGGTAGTAGGCGCCCCCGCAGGCCATCCCCTCCACCGCGGCGACGACCGGTTTCCACAGGTCGTTCGCCTTGGGGCCGACGGTGAGCAGCGGGTCGTCCTGCATGAAGGGCGAGCCGGGCTGCGGCACCACGGCGTCCCGGTCGATCCCGGTGGAGAACGCCCGCCCGCCGGCCCCGGTGAGGACGACGGCGCGCACGGAGTCGTCGAAGCGCAGCGCGCGCCAGATCCCCCGCAGCTCGTCGGCCGTCTCGAGGTCGACGGCGTTGAGCCGTTCCGGCCGGTCCAGGGTGACGACGGCGACGGCGGTCTTCTCGTCGACGTCCAGACGCACGCTCACGGGCGCTCCAGGACCCACTGCGCAAGCCCGTCCGCGCCGAAGACGGCCTGCACCCGGGCGCCGATGCGCACCCGGTCCGGCGGGACGGAGCCGAGGGCCGCCCCGGGCTCGCTCACCAGGTTGCCGACCAGCCGGATCCGGGGCGCCTCGGCCAGCTCGACGAGGAGCACGACGTAGGGGGCGTGCGCGGCGTAGTCGGGCAGCAGGGGCGGATGCGGGACGACGTAGGACCAGATCCGCCCGCGTCCCGAGGTCGCCCGCCACTCGCTCGCGAACGACCGGCAGTGCGGACAGCAGGGGCGGGGCGGGAAGCGGGGCTCGCCGCAGTCGGCGCAGGCCTGGACACGCAGTTCGCCTCGGGCGGCGTACTCCCAGAAGGGGGCGCCGTCGGCGTCGGGGACGGGGGTGAGCATCGTGGATCGACTCCTCGGCGCGGTCAGTTGCGGAGCAGCAGGGCGGACGTCGGGACGCCTTCGCCGGCGGTGACGAGGCAGGTGGCGGCGCCGGGGACCTGGGAGGTGCTGGTGCCGCGCAGCTGTTTGACGCCCTCGTTGATGAGGTTGAAGCCGTGCACGTAGGCCTCGCTCAGCCCGCCGCCGCCGGTGTTCAGGGGCAGCCGTCCGCCGGTCTCCAGGGCGCCGCCCTCGGTGAACGCGCCGCCCTCGCCCCGGCCGCAGAACCCGTAGCCCTCCAGGGAGAGCGGGACCAGGGGGGTGAACGCGTCGTAGATCTGGGCGACGTCGACGTCGTCAGGGGTGAAGTCGGCGTGTTTCCACAGGTGTCGGGCGGCCGCCCAGGCGGGCCCGGTGAGCGGGTCGTCGTTCCAGTAGTTGACCATGCCGTGATGCTGGGCGGGCAGGCCCTGGGCCGCGGAGTGGACGTAGACCGGGGCGCGGCGGCAGTCCCGCGCCCGCTCCCGGCCGACGATCACGCAGGCCAGCGCGCCGTCGGTCTCCAGGCAGTTGTCGTAGAGGCAGAGCGGTTCGCTGATCCACCGGGCGGTCATGTACATCTCGCGGGTGAGCGGCCGGTCGTACATGATCGCGGCCGGGTTCCGGTTGGCCCGGTTGCGGCAGGCGAGCGCGACGTTGAAGAGGTGGTCGCGGGTGGCGCCGTACTCGTGCAGGTAGCGGCGGGCCAGCATGGCTATCTCGTCGGCGGGCCGCAACAGGCCGTAGGGGCGTGTCCACTGGGCCGGGGTGGGCAGTTGGACGGACGTGTTGGTCCACGGGCGCGGCCCGCTGCCCCGCTTGCGCGAGCGCCAGGCGACGCCCACGGTGGCCTGCCCGGCGGCGATGGCGCCGGCGAGGTGCGCGACGGTGGCGCAGGACCCGCCGCCGCCGAAGCCGACCTTGCCGAAGTAGGTCAGGTCCCCGAAGCCGACGGCCTTCGCCAGCTCGACCTCGTCGGTCTCCTCCATGGTGTAGGAGGCGAGGGCGTCGACCTCGCCGGGGTCGATCCCGGCGTCGTCGAGGGCGGCGAGGACGGCCCGGCAGGCGAGGGCCCGCTCCGACTCCGGGAGGTGCTTGGCGAACGCGGTCTGGCCGATGCCGACGATGGCGGTGGCGTCCTTGAGGGTCACGCTGCACGCACCTCCGCGATGCGAAATGGCGGCTGACAGTCCGTCAGGCTACAGCTAATCTGACGGGTAGTCAGCTAATGGGCGGGAGGCCGTGATGCGCGAAGACGCGGACGTGATGCGCGCGGACGTGGAGTGGGGCAGCATTCCGGGCCTGGTGCGCGCGGCGGCCGAGCGGTACGCCGACGCCGAGGCGGTGGTGGACGGCCGCACCAGGATCGGTTACGCGGAACTCGGCGCCCGGGTCGAGCGTGCGGCGGCGGCCTGCCTGGCCAACGGGGTCGGGGCGGGCGACCGGGTCGGCGTCTGGGCCCCCAACTCGCTGGACTGGATCGTCGCGGCGCTGGGCGCGGTGTCGGCGGGGGCCGTGCTGGTCCCGGTCAACACCCGCTTCAAGGGCGTCGAGGCGGTGGACGTGCTGCGCCGGAGCGGGGCCCGGCTGCTGTTCGTGACGGGCGCCTTCCTCGGCACGTCGTACGTGGCGTCGCTGCGGCGGGCGGCGGGCGAGGGGGAGCGTGCCGGCCCGGGGCCGCTGCCCGGGCTGCCCGCCCTGGAACAGGTCGTCGTCCTCTCCGACGATGCCCCGGCCGACTTCCGGGCCTGGAAGGACTTCCTGGCGAGCGGGGACGGGGTCGGGCGGGCGCGGGTGCGGGCGCGGGCGGACGCGGTGCGCGGGGAGGATCCGTCGGACATCGTCTTCACCTCGGGCACGACGGGCCGCCCCAAGGGCGCGATGATCACGCACGCGCAGACCCTGCGGGCGTACGGGATCTGGACCGACCTGGCCGGGCTGCGGCACGGCGACCGCTACCTGATCGTGAACCCCTTCTTCCACACCTTCGGCTACAAGGCCGGCGTGATCGCCTGCCTGATGCGGGGGGCCACGATGATCCCGCAGCCGGTGTTCGACGTGGAGACGGTGCTGGCGAACGTCGCCGCGGAACGGGTGTCGGTGCTGCCCGGTCCACCGACACTGCACCAGTCGCTCCTGGACCACGCGTCCCGGGACAGGCACGACCTCTCGGCGCTGCGGCTGGTGGTGACGGGTGCGGCGGTGGTGCCGCTGCGGCTGGTCGAACGGCTGCGGGGCGAACTGGGCGTGGAGACGGTCCTCACCGCGTACGGCCTCTCGGAGGCGAGCGGCGTCGTCACGATGTGCCGCCGCAGCGACGACCCCACCGTCGTCGCCGCCACCTCGGGCCGCGCGATCCCGGGCACCGAGGTACGGGTGGACGCGGCGCCTGGGGAGCCCGGCGAGGTGCTGGTCCGGGGCTTCCACGTCATGCGCGGCTACTACGAGGACCCGGCGGCGACGGCTCGGGCGCTGACCCCCGACGGCTGGCTGCGCACGGGCGACGTGGGCGTCCTGGACGCGGCGGGCAACCTGCGTATCACCGACCGGATCAAGGACATGTTCATCGTCGGCGGCTTCAACGCCTACCCGGCGGAGATCGAGCGACTCCTCGGCCTGCACCCGGACGTGGCCGACGTCGCCGTGATCGGCGTGCCCGACCCCCGGCTGGGAGAGGTGGGCAGGGCGTACGTGGTGCGGCGGCCGGGCGCGGTGTCCACGTCCGACGACCTGATCGCCTGGTCCCGGCGCGAGATGGCGAACTACAAGGTGCCGCGGACGGTGGAGTTCGTGAGCGCGCTCCCGCGCAACGCCAGCGGCAAGGTGCTGAAGGGCGAGCTGCGGGGGCGGCGCCGACGTCCCCCGGTGGAGTGAACGGGTCTGCAACCCGCACGGCGAACTTAATGCTTGCATTACGTGGCTCGCCGAGCTCCGCCGGGAGCAGGATCTCACCCAGCGTGACATCGCCGACTCCATGGGGGTGTCCGCCCCCCGGATCTCGGCGATCGAGCACGGGGAGATCGATCGCACGGAGGTCGCCACCCTGCGCTCCTACGTGCGGGCCCTGGGCGGCGAACTCAGGATCGTCGCGGACTTCGGGGACACGCATTACACGGTGGCGTGACCGGCCGCGGCCCGACCGGCTCCGGACACGCCTCGGCCGCGACGGCTCCCCCTCCGCGCCGCCGCGGCCGATCCCCGTGCGATGTGGCTCTGTGTCAGGCCGTCTCGTCGGTCGCGTGGAAGTCGGCCGGCTTGTTCAGCGGCTCGGTCGTGGCGTGGAAGTCCTTGGTGGTGATCTCCTCGCCCGCGGCCTGCGCCGGCTTCGAGTCGGCGACGACCGCCGGGGCCTCGGCCTTCTCGCTCGTCGCGTGGAAGTCGGCGGGCTTGACGGTGCCGGTGTTGTCGGCCATGAGGTGACTCCTAGGAACGTGAAGCGGGATGGAACGGAGTGGGCGGGACCCGCCCGGCAGTTCCCCCGTGAATTGCCGGGCGGGTCTCGCAAGGCCGTTCACCCTAGGGGGTGTCCCGTGGCCTGATGCACAGGACCCCCGCCCACCGGCGCGGCCGTCGTACCGAGCCGTCTGCCCCCCGACACGACGGTCCGGCTCAACTGACACTGCCGGATGGCGATAAACAAACGATGAACGCGTTTCGGGACCGCCGGACGGACACCCCTCGGGACCGCCGGACGGACACCCCTCGGGACCGCCGGACGGACACCCCTCGGGACCGCCGGCCGTGTACCGCGCCGGGCCGCCGGCCGCACGTCCGAGTGGGACGGTCCCCACCCGGTCGGACCCCGCCCGGCCGTGCGGGCGTCCAGCGCCCCGCCGCTCATCCCACCGGCGCCGAGGCCAGCAGCGCGCGGACGTCCGCCGCCTCCGGGGAGCCCAACGTCTCGAACACCGACAGGGCCTCCTGCCAGCACACCCTCGCCCGGTCGAGCTGGCCGACGCCGTGCAGGCCGCGGCCGAGAGCCGTCAGCACGTTGGCGCGCCGCCAGTCCCCGCCGATGCCGTGCAGGACGGCGAGGGCCTGTTCGGCGCAGGCCGCGGCGCGGGCCGGGCCGTGGTCGGCGAGATGCAGCTCGGCGAGCCGGAACAGGGTCATGCCGTGCCACAGCTGCTGCCGGGCGTCCTGGAACATGCCGAGCGCGTCGGTGAGCGCCCGAAGCGCCGGCCCGATCTCGCCGGAGCTGGTCAGGGCCAGCCCCAGCGCGTACTTTCCGTTGGCCAGGCGCAACGCCATGCCGGTGTCGTCGCGCTCGTAGATGGTGACGCCCTGCCGGGCCAGGGACACGGCGCTCTCGGTGCGGCCGGTCGCCAGGTGGACCCGGGACAGGTTGCACAGGGCGCTGGCCTCGCCCGGGGTGTTCCGGTCTGCGCGGAAGGCGGCCAGCGCCTTCGTGAGGTGCTGCTCGGCCTCGTCGTGCCGCCCGTTGTAGAGGGCGATGATGCCCTGCTGGTTGGGCGCCTGGGCGCAGACCACGGGGTCCTGGGCGGCGAGGCCCAGCGTCAGTGCCGCGCCCGCCTCGCGGTCCGACTCCGCGAACTGACCTGACACACCCAGAATGTGACTGTGCATCAGGCGCGCACGGCCCTCCGCGTAGGGGTCCCGGTTCTGCTGGGCGGCCGCGACCACCGCGGTGGCGGCCAGCAC includes:
- a CDS encoding enoyl-CoA hydratase/isomerase family protein → MSVRLDVDEKTAVAVVTLDRPERLNAVDLETADELRGIWRALRFDDSVRAVVLTGAGGRAFSTGIDRDAVVPQPGSPFMQDDPLLTVGPKANDLWKPVVAAVEGMACGGAYYLLGECEFVVAGADAAFFDPHTTYGMVSAYESVLLAQRMPYGEVARMMLMGGAERMSARRAYEVGLVSELTEAGGALPAAVACAAVVAGYPPGGVQGTVRALWSAREAARATAFAQAPHLIALGNLPSDQQAELFTGRRGGGFRTR
- a CDS encoding Zn-ribbon domain-containing OB-fold protein, whose amino-acid sequence is MLTPVPDADGAPFWEYAARGELRVQACADCGEPRFPPRPCCPHCRSFASEWRATSGRGRIWSYVVPHPPLLPDYAAHAPYVVLLVELAEAPRIRLVGNLVSEPGAALGSVPPDRVRIGARVQAVFGADGLAQWVLERP
- a CDS encoding lipid-transfer protein, whose amino-acid sequence is MTLKDATAIVGIGQTAFAKHLPESERALACRAVLAALDDAGIDPGEVDALASYTMEETDEVELAKAVGFGDLTYFGKVGFGGGGSCATVAHLAGAIAAGQATVGVAWRSRKRGSGPRPWTNTSVQLPTPAQWTRPYGLLRPADEIAMLARRYLHEYGATRDHLFNVALACRNRANRNPAAIMYDRPLTREMYMTARWISEPLCLYDNCLETDGALACVIVGRERARDCRRAPVYVHSAAQGLPAQHHGMVNYWNDDPLTGPAWAAARHLWKHADFTPDDVDVAQIYDAFTPLVPLSLEGYGFCGRGEGGAFTEGGALETGGRLPLNTGGGGLSEAYVHGFNLINEGVKQLRGTSTSQVPGAATCLVTAGEGVPTSALLLRN
- a CDS encoding FadD3 family acyl-CoA ligase, producing the protein MRADVEWGSIPGLVRAAAERYADAEAVVDGRTRIGYAELGARVERAAAACLANGVGAGDRVGVWAPNSLDWIVAALGAVSAGAVLVPVNTRFKGVEAVDVLRRSGARLLFVTGAFLGTSYVASLRRAAGEGERAGPGPLPGLPALEQVVVLSDDAPADFRAWKDFLASGDGVGRARVRARADAVRGEDPSDIVFTSGTTGRPKGAMITHAQTLRAYGIWTDLAGLRHGDRYLIVNPFFHTFGYKAGVIACLMRGATMIPQPVFDVETVLANVAAERVSVLPGPPTLHQSLLDHASRDRHDLSALRLVVTGAAVVPLRLVERLRGELGVETVLTAYGLSEASGVVTMCRRSDDPTVVAATSGRAIPGTEVRVDAAPGEPGEVLVRGFHVMRGYYEDPAATARALTPDGWLRTGDVGVLDAAGNLRITDRIKDMFIVGGFNAYPAEIERLLGLHPDVADVAVIGVPDPRLGEVGRAYVVRRPGAVSTSDDLIAWSRREMANYKVPRTVEFVSALPRNASGKVLKGELRGRRRRPPVE
- a CDS encoding XRE family transcriptional regulator produces the protein MTWLAELRREQDLTQRDIADSMGVSAPRISAIEHGEIDRTEVATLRSYVRALGGELRIVADFGDTHYTVA